In Halorubrum sp. PV6, a single window of DNA contains:
- a CDS encoding 50S ribosomal protein L19e, producing the protein MSDLKAQKRLAADELDVGKGRVWLDPEAQEEIEDAITREDVRELIDQGTIQAKDAKTNSRGRARERAEKRSYGHQSGAGTRKGKSGARQNTKDDWKARIRAQRARLKALRDEEDVLDASEYRTLYNKASGGEFEDVARLEAYIQTQYGYEVTD; encoded by the coding sequence ATGAGTGATCTGAAGGCACAGAAACGGCTCGCAGCGGACGAGCTCGACGTCGGCAAGGGCCGCGTCTGGCTCGACCCCGAGGCACAGGAGGAGATCGAGGACGCCATCACGCGCGAAGACGTCCGCGAACTCATCGACCAGGGCACGATCCAAGCGAAGGACGCGAAGACGAACTCCCGCGGTCGAGCCCGCGAGCGCGCCGAGAAGCGCTCGTACGGTCACCAGTCGGGCGCCGGTACCCGGAAGGGTAAGTCCGGTGCGCGGCAGAACACGAAAGACGACTGGAAGGCACGGATCCGCGCGCAGCGCGCCCGACTGAAGGCGCTCCGCGACGAGGAGGACGTGCTCGACGCCAGCGAATACCGCACGCTCTACAACAAGGCGAGCGGTGGCGAGTTCGAGGACGTCGCGCGACTGGAGGCGTACATCCAGACGCAGTACGGCTACGAGGTGACGGACTAA
- the rpmC gene encoding 50S ribosomal protein L29 yields MAILYTDEIRDMTAAERQVELEELETELLNSKAQRAAGGMPESPGRVKEMKKTIARIKTIQQEEGDFDDE; encoded by the coding sequence ATGGCGATCCTCTACACCGACGAGATCCGCGACATGACGGCAGCCGAGCGCCAGGTCGAACTGGAAGAGCTCGAAACCGAGCTGCTCAACTCGAAGGCGCAGCGGGCGGCCGGCGGAATGCCGGAGAGTCCCGGCCGCGTCAAGGAGATGAAAAAGACGATCGCGCGGATCAAGACGATCCAGCAGGAAGAAGGCGACTTCGACGACGAATAA
- a CDS encoding 30S ribosomal protein S4e translates to MTRHQKRLAVPNSWPVERKTNTFTVKAGAGPHGEAGVPLVVLLRDVLGYVDSTKEARYALNNDSILVNGDAVSDEQRPIGMFDILAFPEREESFRVFPDEGGRLALTPVDEEAAGSRLGKITNKSVVPGGDVQLTLHDGTNVLVDADTEYDTKDSIVVDNESKEIVAHFEYEEGALVTAVAGQHAGRIGEVADIDVTLGSGSNTVFVGDDEDGYETVEEYLVVIDENFTGDDETGDSDE, encoded by the coding sequence ATGACGCGACATCAGAAGCGACTGGCAGTACCGAACTCCTGGCCGGTCGAGCGGAAGACGAACACGTTCACCGTCAAGGCCGGCGCCGGCCCCCACGGTGAGGCGGGCGTTCCGCTCGTCGTCCTGCTGCGGGACGTGCTCGGCTACGTCGACTCGACCAAGGAGGCGCGCTACGCGCTGAACAACGACTCGATTCTCGTCAACGGTGACGCGGTTTCGGACGAGCAGCGTCCGATCGGGATGTTCGACATCCTGGCGTTCCCGGAGCGAGAGGAGTCCTTCCGCGTCTTCCCCGACGAGGGCGGTCGGCTCGCGCTGACCCCCGTCGACGAGGAGGCCGCCGGGAGCCGGCTCGGGAAGATCACGAACAAGTCCGTCGTCCCCGGTGGCGACGTGCAGCTGACGCTCCACGACGGGACGAACGTCCTCGTGGACGCGGACACCGAGTACGACACGAAAGACTCGATCGTCGTCGACAACGAGTCGAAGGAGATCGTCGCCCACTTCGAGTACGAAGAGGGCGCGCTCGTCACCGCCGTCGCCGGCCAGCACGCCGGCCGCATCGGCGAAGTGGCGGACATCGACGTGACGCTCGGTTCCGGCTCGAACACGGTCTTCGTCGGCGACGACGAGGACGGGTACGAGACGGTCGAGGAGTACCTCGTCGTCATCGACGAGAACTTCACCGGCGACGACGAGACGGGTGATTCGGATGAGTGA
- a CDS encoding ribonuclease P protein component 1, with amino-acid sequence MISPDTLSRHELVGLPVRVADAASDAHVGIAGRVLSETFGTLVVRTPSGDKRVPKAGAMFEFAVVDRPTTRTDEAAGDDQSSGSASQLGSDTTGVRPRQSGPSGSTTVVAGDDAGPASQRGECKDVVYATVDGERLRHRPAERTERGVTQWR; translated from the coding sequence ATGATCTCCCCCGACACACTCTCCCGGCACGAACTCGTCGGCCTCCCGGTTCGGGTGGCCGACGCCGCCAGCGACGCCCACGTGGGTATCGCCGGGCGCGTGCTGTCGGAGACGTTCGGGACCCTCGTGGTCCGAACCCCGTCGGGGGACAAACGCGTGCCCAAAGCGGGCGCGATGTTCGAGTTCGCGGTCGTCGATCGACCGACCACACGCACAGATGAAGCCGCCGGCGACGACCAGTCGTCGGGGTCTGCGTCCCAACTCGGGTCGGATACTACGGGGGTTCGCCCCCGTCAGTCTGGCCCGTCCGGATCCACAACCGTCGTCGCCGGTGACGACGCGGGTCCGGCGAGCCAACGCGGCGAGTGCAAAGACGTGGTCTACGCGACGGTGGATGGCGAGCGGTTACGGCATCGACCCGCCGAACGCACCGAACGAGGTGTCACACAATGGCGATAG
- a CDS encoding 50S ribosomal protein L18, giving the protein MATGPRYKVPMRRRREVRTDYHQRLRLLKSGKPRLVARVSNAHVRAQLVTPGSEGDETHAAASSEELGEYGWEAPTGNLPSAYLTGYLAGARAVDAGLDEAVLDIGLNTATPGNKTFAVQEGAIDAGLEIPHNDDVLADWSRTRGEHIAAYDEQLDEPLYGGAFDAVDLPEHFDDVLATIQEDHE; this is encoded by the coding sequence ATGGCGACAGGACCACGATACAAGGTGCCGATGCGGCGCCGCCGCGAGGTCCGGACGGATTACCACCAGAGGTTGCGCCTGTTGAAATCGGGCAAGCCTCGCCTGGTCGCTCGGGTGAGCAACGCTCACGTCAGGGCGCAGCTGGTAACTCCCGGATCCGAAGGCGACGAGACCCACGCGGCCGCCTCCAGCGAGGAGCTCGGCGAGTACGGCTGGGAGGCCCCTACGGGGAACCTTCCGAGCGCGTACCTCACCGGGTACCTCGCGGGCGCCCGCGCCGTCGACGCCGGCCTCGACGAGGCCGTCCTCGACATCGGGCTCAACACGGCGACGCCCGGCAACAAGACGTTCGCAGTACAGGAAGGAGCGATCGACGCCGGCCTCGAAATCCCGCACAACGACGACGTGCTGGCCGACTGGTCGCGTACGCGAGGCGAGCACATCGCCGCGTACGACGAGCAGCTCGACGAGCCGCTGTACGGCGGGGCGTTCGACGCCGTCGACTTACCCGAGCACTTCGACGACGTGCTCGCGACAATCCAGGAGGACCATGAGTAG
- a CDS encoding 50S ribosomal protein L14 yields the protein MEALKADVTQGLSKGSLITCADNTGARELKVISVAGYSGTKNRHPKAGIGDKVTVSVTKGTPEMRRQVLEAVVVRQRKPIRRPSGTRVKFEDNAAVIIDDLEEPRGTEIKGPVAREVAERFGSIASTATMIV from the coding sequence ATGGAGGCGCTCAAGGCCGACGTCACGCAAGGGCTCTCGAAGGGCTCGCTCATCACGTGCGCCGACAACACCGGCGCCCGTGAGCTGAAGGTTATCTCCGTGGCCGGCTACTCCGGCACGAAGAACCGTCACCCCAAGGCAGGTATCGGCGACAAGGTGACCGTCTCGGTCACCAAAGGGACCCCGGAGATGCGGCGGCAGGTGCTGGAGGCGGTCGTCGTCCGCCAGCGCAAGCCGATCCGCCGTCCGAGCGGGACCCGAGTAAAGTTCGAGGACAACGCGGCCGTCATCATCGACGACCTCGAGGAGCCGCGGGGCACGGAGATCAAAGGCCCCGTCGCTCGCGAGGTCGCCGAACGATTCGGGAGCATCGCCTCGACCGCGACGATGATCGTCTAA
- a CDS encoding 50S ribosomal protein L30 has translation MQAIVQLRGDVNLEYGVEDTLDMLNVGRVNHATFVPETDSYRGMITKVNDVVAFGEPSVDAVVNTIARRGEPLEGSADIDDAWIADNTDYADLAALAEALVAEETTLREEGLSPTLRLHAPRGGHEGIKHPVIEGGELGKHSTEAIDGLLEAMR, from the coding sequence ATGCAAGCGATCGTGCAACTCCGCGGCGATGTGAACCTCGAGTACGGCGTCGAAGACACGCTCGACATGCTGAACGTCGGGCGCGTCAACCACGCGACGTTCGTTCCCGAGACGGACTCGTACCGCGGCATGATCACCAAGGTGAACGACGTCGTCGCGTTCGGAGAGCCGAGCGTCGACGCTGTCGTGAACACCATCGCGCGACGCGGCGAGCCCCTCGAGGGCTCCGCCGACATCGACGACGCGTGGATCGCCGACAACACCGACTACGCCGACTTGGCGGCGCTGGCGGAGGCGCTCGTCGCCGAGGAGACGACCCTGCGCGAAGAGGGTCTCTCGCCGACGCTCCGCCTTCACGCCCCCCGCGGCGGTCACGAGGGCATCAAACACCCCGTGATCGAGGGCGGCGAACTCGGCAAACACAGCACGGAGGCCATCGACGGCCTCCTGGAGGCGATGCGATGA
- the secY gene encoding preprotein translocase subunit SecY, whose amino-acid sequence MSWKEVAEPVLTRMPVVERPAGHVPFKRKLTWTAGILVVYFFLTNINPFGLAVGQGSDFFGQFRSVLAGSSGSLLQVGIGPIVTASIVLQLLGGANLLGLDTDDPRDQVLYQGLQKLLVVIVTALTAAPMVFTGSFLPASPAVGQSLGIGTFGVQTLIFVQIFIGGVLLLFMDEIVSKWGVGSGVGLFIIASVSQQIVGGFFSFSALGASGFFANWYGIIVGSVPVSLSPFTAEGLQNLLFDPGNILALFTTLFIFGIVVYAESVRVEIPLSHARVKGARGRFPVKLIYASVLPMILVRALQANIQFVGQLLSSQWAGMPGWLGTYSDQGQPISGLFYYLNPIQRREDWMWFLGEIPASVDPWMIAVRLGIDLTFMVVGGAIFAIFWVETTGMGPEATAKQIQNSGMQIPGFRRNPQVVEKVMERYIPQVTVIGGALVGLLAVMANLLGTIGNVSGTGLLLAVSITYKLYEEIAEEQLMEMHPMMRQMFGNE is encoded by the coding sequence ATGAGTTGGAAGGAGGTCGCCGAACCGGTACTCACGCGGATGCCCGTCGTGGAGCGGCCCGCGGGTCACGTTCCGTTTAAACGGAAGCTCACGTGGACGGCCGGTATCCTGGTCGTCTACTTCTTCCTGACGAACATCAACCCGTTCGGGTTGGCGGTCGGCCAGGGCTCCGACTTCTTCGGGCAGTTCCGGTCGGTGCTTGCCGGCTCGTCCGGATCGCTGCTGCAGGTCGGTATCGGACCGATCGTCACGGCGTCGATCGTCTTGCAGCTTCTCGGCGGCGCGAACCTGCTGGGGCTCGATACCGACGACCCGCGCGACCAGGTCCTCTATCAGGGCCTCCAGAAGCTTCTGGTGGTCATCGTCACCGCCCTGACGGCGGCCCCGATGGTGTTCACCGGTTCCTTCCTGCCCGCGAGTCCGGCCGTCGGACAGAGCCTCGGCATCGGGACGTTCGGCGTACAGACGCTGATATTCGTGCAGATCTTCATCGGCGGCGTCCTCCTCCTGTTCATGGACGAGATCGTGAGCAAGTGGGGCGTCGGCTCCGGCGTCGGGCTGTTCATCATCGCGTCGGTGAGCCAGCAGATCGTCGGCGGGTTCTTCAGCTTCTCGGCGCTCGGCGCGTCCGGGTTCTTCGCCAACTGGTACGGCATCATCGTCGGGAGCGTCCCGGTGTCGCTGTCGCCGTTCACGGCGGAGGGGCTCCAGAACCTGCTCTTCGACCCCGGTAACATCCTCGCGCTCTTCACCACGCTGTTCATCTTCGGGATCGTCGTGTACGCGGAGTCGGTCCGCGTCGAGATTCCGCTGTCACACGCACGGGTGAAAGGCGCTCGCGGGCGCTTCCCGGTGAAGCTCATCTACGCCTCCGTCCTGCCGATGATCCTCGTCCGGGCGCTGCAGGCGAACATCCAGTTCGTCGGGCAGCTCCTCTCCTCGCAGTGGGCGGGGATGCCGGGATGGCTCGGGACGTACAGCGACCAAGGACAGCCCATCTCCGGGCTGTTCTACTACTTGAACCCCATCCAGCGTCGTGAAGACTGGATGTGGTTCCTCGGCGAGATACCCGCGTCGGTCGATCCGTGGATGATCGCGGTTCGGCTCGGCATCGACCTGACGTTCATGGTCGTCGGCGGGGCCATCTTCGCCATCTTCTGGGTCGAGACCACCGGGATGGGCCCGGAGGCGACGGCGAAACAGATCCAGAACTCCGGGATGCAGATCCCCGGCTTCCGTCGCAACCCGCAGGTCGTCGAGAAGGTCATGGAGCGGTACATCCCGCAAGTGACCGTCATCGGCGGGGCCCTCGTCGGGCTCCTCGCCGTCATGGCGAACCTGCTCGGCACCATCGGTAACGTCTCCGGAACCGGGCTGCTGCTTGCGGTCTCTATCACGTACAAGCTGTACGAGGAGATCGCCGAAGAGCAGCTAATGGAGATGCATCCGATGATGCGCCAGATGTTCGGCAACGAGTAG
- a CDS encoding 30S ribosomal protein S3, translating into MADEHQFIEDGLRRSQINEFFADELGRAGYGGMDVAQTPMGTQIVLKAEKPGMVIGKGGKNIRKITTELEDRFDMDDPQIDVQEVDEPDLNAQIVADRLANALERGWYFRKAGHTTIDRIMDAGALGAEIVLSGKVTGARSRVEKFNRGYIKHNGEPAEEVVDHGQGVAVMKLGTIGVNVKIIPPGAQLPDDFDIREDAEVPEVEQATVDVGDDEGVESLLEEEPEEVPDVGADEEVDVPDEDPADVIDEEVVEEVVEETQDTAADATDVAAEEPVGDADADDVDELDEEIESEAADLVAEMEAADEDEGDE; encoded by the coding sequence ATGGCTGACGAACACCAATTCATCGAGGACGGCCTGCGCCGTTCACAGATCAACGAGTTCTTCGCGGACGAGCTCGGCCGCGCCGGCTACGGCGGCATGGACGTCGCTCAGACGCCGATGGGCACGCAGATCGTCCTGAAGGCCGAAAAGCCCGGCATGGTGATCGGGAAGGGCGGGAAGAACATCCGCAAGATCACCACCGAGCTCGAGGACCGCTTCGACATGGACGACCCGCAGATCGACGTTCAGGAGGTCGACGAGCCCGACCTGAACGCGCAGATCGTCGCGGACCGTCTCGCGAACGCACTGGAACGCGGCTGGTACTTCCGGAAGGCCGGTCACACGACCATCGACCGGATCATGGACGCCGGCGCCCTCGGCGCCGAAATCGTCCTGAGCGGGAAGGTCACGGGTGCACGCTCGCGCGTCGAGAAGTTCAACCGCGGCTACATCAAACACAACGGCGAGCCCGCAGAGGAGGTCGTCGACCACGGCCAGGGCGTCGCGGTGATGAAGCTCGGGACGATCGGCGTCAACGTGAAGATCATCCCGCCGGGCGCACAGCTCCCGGACGACTTCGACATCCGCGAGGACGCCGAGGTCCCAGAAGTCGAGCAGGCGACCGTCGACGTCGGTGACGACGAGGGCGTCGAATCGCTCCTCGAAGAGGAGCCCGAGGAGGTGCCGGACGTCGGCGCCGACGAGGAGGTCGACGTGCCCGACGAGGACCCCGCCGACGTCATCGACGAGGAAGTCGTCGAAGAGGTCGTCGAGGAGACGCAGGACACGGCTGCGGACGCGACCGACGTTGCCGCCGAAGAGCCGGTCGGCGACGCCGACGCGGACGATGTCGACGAGCTCGACGAGGAGATCGAATCGGAGGCGGCCGACCTCGTCGCAGAGATGGAAGCGGCCGACGAAGACGAGGGGGACGAATAA
- a CDS encoding 30S ribosomal protein S17: MAIGIDVPTPPEPDNPEDYDYEKCPFYGQLSVRGQTREGTVVSTDMEKTVIVEREYDVFVPKYDRYMKRRSRIPAHVPGVLDSLEVGDEVKIAETRPLSKTKSHVVVENLSGDL; this comes from the coding sequence ATGGCGATAGGAATCGACGTACCCACGCCTCCGGAGCCAGACAACCCGGAGGATTACGACTACGAGAAGTGCCCCTTTTACGGGCAGCTCTCCGTCCGCGGCCAGACCCGTGAGGGAACGGTCGTGTCGACGGATATGGAAAAGACCGTCATCGTCGAGCGAGAATACGACGTGTTCGTACCGAAATACGATCGGTACATGAAGCGTCGGTCGCGCATCCCGGCTCACGTGCCGGGCGTGCTCGACTCGCTCGAAGTCGGTGACGAAGTAAAAATCGCGGAAACGCGACCGCTCTCGAAGACGAAGTCCCACGTCGTCGTCGAGAACCTGTCGGGTGATCTGTGA
- a CDS encoding 50S ribosomal protein L5: MSESEAAAHEMREPYLEKVVVHMGVGQGGEPLADAEEIIEEITGQQSVRTTSKRTIAEFGIRKGDPIGVKVTLRSEDAHEFLATALDVADVSRNQFDDTGNLSFGVEDHTDFPSQEYDPNIGIYGLDVTTTIVRPGYRVSKRDKATASIPQKHRMTAEDAAAFLETNFDVEVTE; this comes from the coding sequence ATGAGTGAATCCGAAGCCGCCGCTCACGAGATGCGCGAGCCGTACCTCGAGAAGGTCGTCGTCCACATGGGCGTCGGACAGGGCGGTGAGCCGCTCGCGGACGCAGAAGAGATCATCGAGGAGATCACGGGCCAGCAGTCGGTCCGAACGACCTCGAAGCGCACCATCGCCGAGTTCGGGATCCGCAAGGGCGACCCGATCGGCGTCAAGGTGACGCTGCGCAGCGAGGACGCACACGAGTTCCTCGCGACCGCGCTCGACGTCGCTGACGTCTCGCGGAACCAGTTCGACGACACGGGGAACCTGAGCTTCGGAGTCGAAGACCACACCGACTTCCCGAGCCAGGAGTACGACCCGAACATCGGTATCTACGGCCTCGACGTGACGACGACCATCGTCCGTCCCGGCTACCGCGTGTCGAAGCGGGACAAGGCGACCGCCTCCATCCCGCAGAAACACCGGATGACCGCCGAGGACGCGGCTGCGTTCCTCGAAACGAACTTCGACGTTGAGGTAACGGAATGA
- a CDS encoding 50S ribosomal protein L32e has product MADELEDISGVGPSKADALREAGYETVEDVKAASQSELSEVDGVGNALAARIKADVGGLEVDEEADAEIEDETDEEEEADEADADEDVETELRPRGHADKTPELDDDTARALAQKHREGKPQFNRQDYHKKKRIPTSWRKPRGGLSKQRRRMKAKGPVVEAGFRSPKASRDLHPSGFEEVRVHNTDDLEGVDGDKQAVRIASKVGGRKRELIEDEAEEREIRVLNPTYVEVEVDDE; this is encoded by the coding sequence ATGGCAGACGAACTGGAAGATATCAGCGGTGTCGGTCCCTCGAAGGCAGACGCCCTTCGCGAGGCCGGCTACGAGACGGTCGAAGACGTGAAGGCCGCCTCCCAGTCGGAGCTCTCCGAGGTCGACGGCGTCGGTAACGCGCTCGCAGCGCGAATCAAGGCCGACGTCGGCGGGCTGGAGGTCGACGAGGAGGCGGACGCGGAGATCGAAGACGAGACGGACGAGGAGGAAGAGGCCGACGAGGCCGACGCCGACGAGGACGTCGAGACGGAGCTTCGCCCCCGCGGTCACGCCGATAAGACGCCGGAACTGGACGACGATACCGCTCGCGCGCTCGCACAGAAGCACCGCGAGGGGAAACCGCAGTTCAACCGGCAGGACTACCACAAGAAAAAGCGCATCCCGACGTCGTGGCGCAAGCCGCGCGGCGGGCTCTCCAAGCAGCGCCGTCGGATGAAAGCGAAAGGTCCCGTCGTCGAGGCGGGCTTCCGCTCCCCGAAGGCGTCCCGCGACCTGCACCCGAGCGGCTTCGAGGAGGTCCGTGTGCACAACACGGACGACCTCGAGGGCGTTGACGGCGACAAACAGGCGGTTCGGATCGCCTCGAAGGTCGGCGGGCGCAAGCGCGAACTGATCGAAGACGAGGCGGAAGAGCGCGAGATTCGCGTGCTGAACCCGACCTACGTCGAAGTGGAGGTCGACGATGAGTGA
- a CDS encoding 30S ribosomal protein S14, producing MSEANNDTGEHASNRTDSRHTCRRCDREQGLVGKYDINLCRQCFREVARDMGFEKYS from the coding sequence ATGAGCGAAGCGAACAACGACACGGGCGAACACGCGTCGAACCGCACCGACTCCCGGCACACGTGCCGGCGGTGCGACCGCGAGCAGGGGCTCGTCGGCAAGTACGACATCAACCTCTGCCGGCAGTGTTTCCGCGAGGTCGCCCGAGACATGGGATTCGAGAAGTACAGCTGA
- a CDS encoding 30S ribosomal protein S8 yields MTGNDPFTNALAGMDNAESVGHLSYTVEPASNIIGSVLEVLYDRGYVDGFEYVDDGKAGKFEVELKGAINECGAVKPRYSAGADEFEKWEKRYLPARDYGTLIVTTSHGVMSHYEAREAGIGGQVIAYVY; encoded by the coding sequence ATGACGGGAAACGATCCATTCACCAACGCGCTGGCCGGCATGGACAACGCCGAGAGCGTTGGCCACCTGTCGTACACGGTTGAGCCCGCCTCCAACATCATCGGCTCCGTCCTCGAGGTCCTCTACGACCGCGGGTACGTCGACGGCTTCGAGTACGTCGACGACGGGAAAGCCGGGAAGTTCGAGGTCGAACTAAAAGGAGCGATCAACGAGTGTGGCGCCGTCAAGCCCCGCTACTCCGCGGGTGCAGACGAGTTCGAGAAGTGGGAGAAGCGATACCTCCCCGCCCGTGACTACGGGACGCTCATCGTCACGACGAGCCACGGCGTCATGAGCCACTACGAGGCCCGCGAAGCGGGCATCGGCGGCCAAGTGATCGCATACGTCTACTAA
- the rplX gene encoding 50S ribosomal protein L24, protein MTKQPRKQRKRSETAPLHERQSQVRATLTDDLRAEYGQRNVRVNAGDTVEVLRGDAAGTEADVVAVDLSAERITVEGVTVEKADGEEVPRPLPASNVRVTELDLEDERREARLQEDNE, encoded by the coding sequence ATGACGAAACAGCCACGCAAACAGCGAAAACGGTCGGAGACCGCGCCGCTCCACGAGCGGCAGAGCCAGGTTCGAGCCACCCTCACGGACGACCTCCGTGCGGAGTACGGGCAGCGGAACGTCCGCGTCAACGCCGGCGACACCGTCGAGGTGCTTCGCGGCGACGCGGCCGGGACGGAGGCAGACGTTGTCGCCGTCGACCTGTCCGCGGAACGGATCACCGTCGAGGGCGTTACCGTCGAGAAGGCGGACGGAGAAGAGGTTCCCCGTCCGCTTCCGGCGAGCAACGTCCGGGTGACCGAACTGGACCTGGAAGACGAGCGCCGGGAGGCGCGGCTCCAGGAGGATAACGAATGA
- a CDS encoding uL15m family ribosomal protein, protein MTGKKRRQRGSRTHGGGTHKNRRGAGHRGGRGAAGRAKHEFHNYGPLGKYGFKRPESAQTEVLEVTVQKLDEDAALYAADDLAEEDGDAYVIDARDVVEDGYEADVVKVLGGGQVRRELHVTADAFTAGAVELIEEAGGEAALSERAEEAADEPENTSDDEDDEA, encoded by the coding sequence ATGACGGGGAAGAAACGCAGACAGCGCGGCTCCCGAACGCACGGCGGCGGCACGCACAAGAACCGGCGCGGCGCCGGTCACCGCGGCGGCCGCGGTGCGGCCGGTCGCGCGAAACACGAGTTCCACAACTACGGTCCGCTCGGCAAGTACGGGTTCAAACGCCCCGAAAGCGCGCAGACCGAGGTCCTCGAAGTGACCGTCCAGAAACTCGACGAGGACGCGGCGCTGTACGCCGCGGACGACCTCGCCGAGGAAGACGGCGACGCGTACGTCATCGACGCGCGCGACGTCGTCGAGGACGGCTACGAAGCCGACGTCGTGAAGGTGCTCGGCGGCGGGCAGGTTCGTCGCGAACTGCACGTCACCGCCGACGCGTTCACTGCCGGCGCGGTCGAACTCATCGAAGAGGCCGGCGGCGAGGCAGCGCTCTCGGAGCGCGCCGAGGAAGCCGCTGACGAACCGGAAAACACTTCAGACGACGAGGACGACGAGGCGTAA
- a CDS encoding 30S ribosomal protein S5 codes for MSRHNDGWEPRTRLGRKVQNGDISSMEQALDSGLPLKEAEIVDQLLPGLEDEVLDINMVQRMTDSGRRVKFRCVVAVGNRDGYLGYAQARDDQVGGAIQKAIDVAKLNIIEVDRGSGSWEDQPGGTNSLTRKAEGKAGSVTVEIQPAPQGLGLAAAETVRNILELAGVEDAWTNSDGNTRTTVNLAKATFNALQNAAQARTPQHAREVHYDEVSE; via the coding sequence ATGAGTAGACACAACGACGGCTGGGAACCGCGGACGCGACTCGGCCGCAAGGTGCAGAACGGCGACATCTCGTCGATGGAACAGGCACTCGACTCCGGCCTCCCGCTGAAGGAGGCGGAGATCGTCGACCAGCTCCTTCCGGGGCTCGAAGACGAAGTGCTGGACATCAACATGGTCCAGCGCATGACTGACTCCGGGCGCCGCGTGAAGTTCCGCTGTGTCGTCGCCGTGGGCAACCGCGACGGCTACCTCGGCTACGCGCAGGCCCGAGATGATCAGGTCGGCGGTGCCATCCAGAAGGCCATCGACGTCGCGAAGCTGAACATCATCGAGGTCGACCGCGGCTCCGGGTCCTGGGAGGACCAGCCCGGCGGCACGAACTCTCTCACCCGCAAGGCTGAGGGGAAGGCCGGCTCGGTCACCGTCGAGATTCAGCCCGCCCCGCAGGGGCTCGGGCTGGCGGCGGCAGAGACGGTCCGGAACATCTTGGAACTCGCCGGCGTCGAGGACGCCTGGACGAACTCCGACGGTAACACGCGGACGACGGTCAACCTCGCGAAGGCGACGTTCAACGCGCTGCAGAACGCGGCGCAGGCTCGCACGCCGCAGCACGCCCGCGAAGTCCACTACGACGAGGTGAGCGAGTGA
- a CDS encoding 50S ribosomal protein L6 produces MNRVEIEIPDDVSAETDHLELTVEGPNGSVTRRLWYPDVEVTVEDGVVAIASENEDAKTNATVGTFESHVANMIHGVTDGWEYTMEVYYAHFPMQVTVEGDEVVIENFLGERAQRRTPIRGDTDVQIDGETVTLTGSDKEAVGQTAADIEQLTKVTDKDTRVFQDGVYIVEKPTGGA; encoded by the coding sequence ATGAACAGAGTCGAAATCGAGATTCCGGACGACGTCTCCGCCGAGACCGACCACCTCGAACTCACCGTCGAGGGTCCCAACGGAAGCGTCACGCGACGCCTCTGGTACCCCGACGTCGAGGTCACGGTCGAAGACGGTGTCGTCGCGATCGCTTCCGAGAACGAGGACGCGAAGACGAACGCCACGGTTGGCACCTTCGAGAGCCACGTCGCCAACATGATCCACGGCGTCACCGACGGATGGGAGTACACGATGGAAGTGTACTACGCCCACTTCCCGATGCAGGTGACCGTGGAGGGCGACGAGGTCGTCATCGAGAACTTCCTCGGCGAGCGAGCACAGCGACGCACCCCGATCCGCGGGGACACGGACGTACAGATCGACGGCGAGACGGTCACGCTCACGGGCTCCGACAAGGAGGCCGTTGGGCAGACCGCCGCCGACATCGAACAGCTGACGAAGGTGACCGACAAGGACACGCGCGTCTTCCAAGACGGCGTGTACATCGTCGAGAAGCCCACCGGAGGTGCCTAA